The genomic region GTCGCAGCGACCAGGATCAGGTTGTCGAGGCCCTCGCCCGGATACAGACGGCTCGCCGGCACGCCGCCGAGCACGCCCTTGCGCGCCAGTGCCTCGATCGCTTCGTGGGCCTTGCCGGGGATGCGGATCGTGAACTCGTTGAAGAACGCCGTATTGAGCACGTCGACGCCCGGCACGGCCCCGAGCATGTCCGCGAGCTTCACCGCGTTCTGGTGGTTGATCTCGGCGAGGCGCTCGAGGCCCCTGGCGCCCAGCAGCGTCATGTGGATGGTGAAGGCGAGCGCGCACAGTCCGGAATTGGTGCAGATGTTGGAGGTCGCCTTCTCGCGGCGGATGTGCTGTTCGCGCGTCGACAGGGTCAGCACGAAGCCGCGCCGGCCCTCCGCGTCGACGGTCTGGCCGCACAGGCGGCCCGGCATCTGCCGCACGAATTTCTGCCGCGTCGCGAACAGGCCGACATAGGGGCCGCCGAAATTGAGCCCGTTGCCGATGCCCTGGCCCTCGCCGACCACGATGTCGGCGCCCATCGCACCGGGCGGCTCGATCAGGCCGAGCGACACGACCTCGGTGAACACCGCGATCAGCAGTGCTCCGTGGGCGTGCGCCTTCTCCGCAATCGGCGCCATGTCGACCAGATTGCCGAACACGTCCGGCGACTGCACCACGACGCAGGACACGGTGTCGTCGATGCGGCCGAGGATGTCCTCCGCGCCGACCGGCACCGGCGGCAGCACCTCGACCTCGTGGCCGGCCATCTCTGCGAGGTTCTCGACCACGGCGCGATAGTGCGGATGCAGGTTGCCGGCGACGACCGCCTTCTCGCGTCGCGTCAGCCGGTGCGCCATCAGCACCGCCTCGCCGGTCGCCGTCGAGCCGTCATACATCGAGGCATTGGCGACTTCCATGCCGGTCAGCTCCGCCACCTGGGTCTGGAACTCGAACAGCACCTGCAGCGTCCCCTGGCTCACCTCCGGCTGGTAGGGCGTGTAGGAGGTGAGGAATTCGG from Tepidamorphus gemmatus harbors:
- the gcvPA gene encoding aminomethyl-transferring glycine dehydrogenase subunit GcvPA encodes the protein MRYLPLTEADRAAMLAKIGVSSIDDLFADVPRAAWRTDPVDLPKAKSEMEVERLLARLAGRNVAAASVPFFVGAGAYRHHVPASVDHLIQRSEFLTSYTPYQPEVSQGTLQVLFEFQTQVAELTGMEVANASMYDGSTATGEAVLMAHRLTRREKAVVAGNLHPHYRAVVENLAEMAGHEVEVLPPVPVGAEDILGRIDDTVSCVVVQSPDVFGNLVDMAPIAEKAHAHGALLIAVFTEVVSLGLIEPPGAMGADIVVGEGQGIGNGLNFGGPYVGLFATRQKFVRQMPGRLCGQTVDAEGRRGFVLTLSTREQHIRREKATSNICTNSGLCALAFTIHMTLLGARGLERLAEINHQNAVKLADMLGAVPGVDVLNTAFFNEFTIRIPGKAHEAIEALARKGVLGGVPASRLYPGEGLDNLILVAATEINTDDDRAAYVTALEEVVG